In Peromyscus eremicus chromosome 2, PerEre_H2_v1, whole genome shotgun sequence, a single genomic region encodes these proteins:
- the Nmnat1 gene encoding nicotinamide/nicotinic acid mononucleotide adenylyltransferase 1: MDTSEKTEVVLLACGSFNPITNMHLRLFELAKDYVNATGKYRVIKGIISPVGDAYKKKGLIPAHHRIIMAELATKNSHWVEVDTWESLQKEWVETVKVLRHHQEKLAAGSCDHPQSSPVLDRPGRKRKWAEQKQDSSPKKPQEPKPTGVPRVKLLCGADLLESFSVPNLWKIEDITQIVANYGLICITRTGSDAQKFIYESDVLWRHQSNIHLVDEWITNDISSTKIRRALRRGQSIRYLVPDLVQEYIEKHDLYSSESEDRNVGVILAPLQRNIAEAKHNSTA; this comes from the exons ATGGACACATCCGAGAAGACAGAAGTGGTTCTCCTGGCCTGCGGTTCTTTTAATCCAATTACCAACATGCACCTCAGACTCTTTGAGCTGGCCAAGGACTACGTGAATGCAACAG GAAAATACAGAGTTATCAAAGGTATAATTTCACCTGTTGGCGATGCGTACAAGAAGAAAGGCCTCATCCCTGCCCACCACCGGATTATCATGGCAGAACTTGCCACCAAGAATTCCCACTGGGTGGAAGTGGACACGTGGGAAAGTCTTCAGAAGGAGTGGGTGGAGACTGTGAAGGTGCTCAG ACACCATCAGGAGAagctggcagctggcagctgtGATCACCCACAAAGCTCTCCTGTGCTGGACAGGCCTGGGCGGAAGAGGAAGTGGGCTGAACAAAAGCAGGATTCTAGTCCAAAGAAGCCCCAAGAGCCCAAACCAACAG GTGTGCCCAGGGTGAAATTGCTGTGTGGGGCAGATTTACTGGAGTCCTTCAGTGTCCCCAACTTGTGGAAGATAGAGGACATCACGCAAATTGTGGCCAACTACGGGCTCATATGTATCACTCGGACTGGCAGTGATGCTCAGAAATTCATCTACGAGTCCGATGTGCTGTGGAGACATCAGAGCAACATCCACCTGGTGGATGAATGGATCACCAACGACATCTCATCCACCAAGATCCGGAGAGCTCTCAGAAGGGGCCAGAGCATCCGATACTTGGTACCGGACCTTGTCCAAGAGTACATTGAAAAGCATGATTTGTACAGCTCTGAGAGTGAAGACAGGAATGTTGGGGTCATTCTGGCTCCTCTGCAGAGGAACATCGCTGAGGCTAAGCACAATTCCACAGCATGA